Proteins from a genomic interval of Phycisphaerae bacterium:
- a CDS encoding DoxX family membrane protein has protein sequence MSEHLKAQSPARLSSLQMSMLILLRLAVGWHLLYEGAGKLMAPGWSAEGYLSHSNWILAPLFRWMAADPGRLRVIDALNIWGLILIGLALLLGVMPRLASLGGAVLLLLYYAAISPLYGPGVFGAESDYFGVSKVLIEAIALLTLAAMPSGSMFRLDRLVAGFIRPRHPGRVGSGGMGPSGDETVESQSRSSLHRREILGSLASLPLVGLFCAGLYQRRRRDRAVVQAITGATIKVPTADLSKLKGKPPMGQIGSLKISRLMLGSNLIGGWAHSRDLIYVSSLFKAYNTEWRIMHTLALAEKAGINMINCVNPQLALIDKYRRQTGGAMQTMCQIRTVQGDMKTEIDMAIDAGATTMYIQGAVGDKCVEEKRLEELADAVAYGRRQGYLVGIGAHSIRVPIACEEAGIESDYYVKTFHHDRYWSAIPRERRQEFSVDRERHLDHDMFHDNIFDLFPEQTAEFMAGVDKPFVAFKVLAGGAIPPEDGFRFAFENGADFICVGMFDFQIVDDVNISLDVLADMSRRTRPWRA, from the coding sequence ATGAGCGAACACTTAAAGGCCCAAAGCCCGGCCCGGTTGTCCTCACTGCAAATGTCCATGCTCATCCTTCTCCGCTTGGCCGTGGGATGGCATCTGCTGTACGAAGGAGCCGGCAAACTCATGGCCCCCGGCTGGTCGGCCGAGGGTTACTTGTCGCACTCGAATTGGATCCTCGCTCCCCTCTTCCGCTGGATGGCTGCCGACCCGGGTCGACTGCGCGTGATCGACGCCCTGAACATCTGGGGCCTTATCCTCATCGGCCTGGCGCTGCTGCTCGGCGTAATGCCACGGCTGGCGAGTCTGGGCGGAGCGGTGTTGCTGCTGTTGTACTATGCGGCCATCTCGCCGCTGTACGGGCCGGGCGTGTTTGGCGCCGAGTCCGACTATTTTGGCGTCAGCAAGGTCTTGATCGAGGCCATCGCGCTCCTGACGCTGGCCGCGATGCCGTCCGGTTCAATGTTTCGACTCGATCGGCTGGTGGCCGGGTTCATTCGGCCTCGACACCCAGGAAGGGTCGGCTCCGGCGGCATGGGGCCTTCCGGCGATGAAACCGTCGAGTCGCAGTCCAGGTCTTCTTTGCATCGAAGGGAAATCCTCGGGAGCTTGGCTTCGCTTCCGCTGGTAGGCTTGTTCTGCGCGGGGCTCTATCAAAGACGCCGCCGGGACCGCGCCGTGGTACAGGCAATCACCGGCGCGACCATCAAGGTCCCCACCGCCGACCTGAGCAAGCTCAAGGGCAAGCCGCCGATGGGGCAAATCGGCAGCTTGAAGATCAGCCGGTTGATGCTCGGCAGCAACCTGATCGGCGGGTGGGCCCACTCACGCGATCTGATCTACGTGTCCTCGCTGTTCAAAGCCTACAACACCGAGTGGAGGATCATGCACACCCTCGCCCTGGCAGAGAAGGCGGGCATCAACATGATCAACTGCGTCAATCCGCAACTGGCTCTCATCGACAAGTACCGCCGCCAAACCGGCGGCGCCATGCAGACCATGTGCCAGATCCGGACCGTGCAAGGCGACATGAAGACCGAAATCGACATGGCCATCGATGCCGGCGCCACCACCATGTACATCCAGGGGGCGGTGGGAGATAAGTGCGTGGAGGAAAAGCGGCTCGAGGAACTCGCCGACGCGGTTGCATACGGCCGGCGACAGGGCTATCTCGTCGGCATCGGTGCCCACTCCATACGCGTGCCCATCGCGTGCGAGGAGGCGGGCATCGAATCAGACTACTACGTCAAGACGTTCCACCACGACCGCTACTGGTCGGCCATCCCGCGCGAACGGCGGCAGGAGTTCTCGGTCGATCGCGAGCGGCATCTCGATCACGATATGTTCCACGACAACATCTTCGACCTGTTCCCAGAGCAGACGGCCGAGTTCATGGCCGGCGTCGACAAGCCGTTTGTCGCGTTCAAGGTACTGGCCGGCGGCGCCATCCCGCCTGAGGACGGCTTCAGGTTCGCGTTCGAAAACGGTGCCGATTTCATCTGCGTGGGCATGTTTGACTTCCAGATCGTCGACGATGTGAACATCTCCCTCGATGTCCTGGCCGATATGAGCAGACGCACCCGGCCATGGCGGGCATGA
- a CDS encoding VanZ family protein — protein sequence MLGSFLRVLFDDARRGDDRAGPGLGLNLPSGKPPILRRRTTCLIAVLGIAAILYGTLMPFQIDHSKAISWNLQWTMSMPGDAVANVLIYIPIGAFLRLMLRRRGSPRVIEWGVSLIIAGAISYLTEVAQTVVVARVPSWIDTICNFTGTAIGIAFAPSLQRILRNAHAWLYRELRVHPMAMAAMTVMICVCTYALAPMDVKPTPTHLAKGIAHLRALPQQWLWLPGDASLSPMAVMDKVISAGAYGLLAFVLLLSAREAGRSRMRSVWYALTRSLALAVVVEAIQLFTISHVADPRDLFTAWLCCLLGCVVGWTVVGTSPDIHQSPMTLLRGLVAVISGVVLAWAVGSIILSTPAQAPMHTTWWPAVGNFNRSWSSLLGDYTSGLLQYILVAGLIVLWSRATRHRPSMALVVTSTWIIAVTSISVTAFRGYNIDTAQLILGVVGGIIAVRFDRAIFGRQRVLSSNSAGDITPTTPLVPDTAALPSPESRRS from the coding sequence ATGCTGGGCAGCTTCCTCAGAGTGCTGTTCGACGATGCTCGTCGCGGCGACGACCGCGCCGGCCCGGGTCTCGGTCTGAACCTGCCTTCCGGCAAGCCGCCCATACTTCGCCGCCGAACAACCTGCCTGATTGCTGTGCTGGGAATTGCGGCCATCCTCTACGGCACGCTGATGCCCTTCCAGATCGACCACTCCAAAGCGATCTCATGGAACCTGCAGTGGACCATGTCGATGCCGGGTGATGCGGTCGCCAACGTGCTCATCTACATTCCGATCGGCGCCTTCCTGCGGCTGATGCTGCGCCGCCGCGGTTCGCCCCGCGTGATCGAGTGGGGCGTGAGTCTGATCATCGCCGGCGCGATCAGCTACCTGACCGAGGTGGCCCAGACCGTCGTGGTGGCCCGGGTTCCAAGCTGGATCGATACCATCTGCAATTTCACCGGAACGGCGATCGGCATTGCCTTCGCCCCATCCCTTCAGCGCATCCTGCGTAACGCCCACGCGTGGCTCTATCGCGAGCTGCGAGTACACCCGATGGCTATGGCCGCGATGACGGTCATGATTTGCGTGTGTACTTACGCCCTGGCCCCGATGGACGTAAAGCCCACGCCGACGCATCTGGCCAAGGGTATTGCACATCTGCGGGCGTTGCCGCAGCAATGGCTGTGGCTGCCGGGTGATGCATCGCTCAGCCCGATGGCGGTCATGGACAAGGTGATATCGGCCGGTGCCTACGGCCTGCTGGCTTTTGTGCTGCTACTTTCGGCGAGGGAGGCCGGACGCTCCAGGATGCGCTCCGTCTGGTACGCCCTCACCCGTTCCCTGGCGCTGGCCGTGGTGGTCGAAGCCATCCAGTTGTTCACCATCTCGCACGTGGCCGATCCTCGCGACCTGTTCACGGCGTGGCTCTGTTGCCTGCTGGGCTGTGTCGTCGGCTGGACCGTCGTGGGCACTTCTCCGGATATTCACCAGTCGCCGATGACCTTGCTTCGCGGCCTGGTCGCGGTGATCAGCGGCGTGGTGCTGGCCTGGGCCGTCGGCTCCATCATACTGAGCACCCCGGCACAGGCCCCGATGCACACGACCTGGTGGCCTGCAGTCGGCAATTTCAACCGCTCGTGGAGCAGTTTGCTCGGCGACTACACCAGCGGCCTGCTGCAATACATTCTGGTGGCCGGGCTGATCGTGCTGTGGAGCCGGGCAACCCGACATCGTCCCAGCATGGCCCTTGTGGTGACCTCCACCTGGATCATCGCGGTTACCTCCATAAGCGTGACCGCATTTCGAGGCTACAACATCGACACCGCCCAACTGATCCTGGGGGTCGTCGGCGGCATCATTGCCGTCCGCTTCGACCGGGCCATCTTCGGCAGGCAGAGGGTGCTCAGCTCGAACTCGGCCGGTGACATCACGCCGACAACTCCGCTTGTGCCGGATACTGCTGCTCTCCCTTCTCCGGAATCGCGTCGATCCTGA
- the hemG gene encoding protoporphyrinogen oxidase codes for MADTRSDHKRIIVVGGGVSGMAAAYRVAELAAARGTPIDVRVLEARDQLGGSLVTNRHDGFLVEAGPDSFITQKPWALALCKRLGLTDEIIPTNPAFRRTFVVRKGRLHPIPEGFLLLAPSRIMPFVTSRLFSWPGKLRMGLDLILPAKDHGHDGDESLASFVRRRFGREALERVAQPLVGGIYTADPEMLGLRATMPRFLEMEAEHRSLILGMRRAAKAMARASKQRNTAQSVDSGARYSMFVSLASGMSRLIEVLRSRLPADAIRTNAPVTRIAPVRNRWQVSLADGTGEIADGVILTCAAYHSAELVRTLDTSLADDLASIDYASSATMSLAYRREDVPGPLDGFGFVVPFVENRTLIAVTFNSVKFAGRAPDGWVLMRAFLGGAMQPEVYEMDDARLRDAVLRDLRDLLGIEAPPRFVELYRWPRSMPQYPVGHLHAVAAIHRKLASWPGLAIGGSAFGGVGIPDCVHSGETAAEAVVTHVAGVPDSNSAAWPGKSAAS; via the coding sequence ATGGCGGATACGCGATCGGATCACAAACGAATCATCGTTGTCGGTGGGGGCGTATCGGGCATGGCGGCCGCTTACCGGGTGGCTGAGCTGGCCGCCGCAAGGGGCACGCCGATCGACGTCCGCGTCCTGGAGGCCAGAGATCAGCTCGGCGGCTCGCTGGTGACCAACCGGCACGACGGCTTCCTCGTCGAGGCCGGCCCCGACTCGTTCATCACCCAGAAACCCTGGGCCCTGGCACTGTGCAAGCGGCTCGGACTCACCGACGAGATCATCCCTACCAATCCAGCCTTCCGACGGACCTTCGTTGTCCGTAAGGGCCGCCTGCATCCGATCCCCGAAGGCTTTCTGCTCCTGGCACCGTCGCGGATCATGCCCTTTGTGACCAGCCGGCTGTTCTCGTGGCCGGGCAAGCTCCGCATGGGCCTAGATCTGATCTTACCCGCAAAAGACCACGGCCACGACGGCGATGAAAGCCTGGCCTCATTCGTCCGCCGTCGTTTCGGCCGCGAAGCCCTGGAACGCGTCGCCCAGCCGCTCGTCGGGGGCATCTATACCGCTGATCCCGAGATGCTCGGCCTGCGAGCCACGATGCCCCGCTTTCTTGAAATGGAGGCCGAGCATCGAAGTCTGATACTCGGCATGCGGCGCGCGGCCAAGGCCATGGCCCGGGCGTCCAAACAACGCAACACCGCCCAAAGCGTCGACAGCGGTGCACGATATAGCATGTTCGTTTCCCTGGCTTCCGGTATGTCGCGGCTGATCGAAGTGCTGCGATCGCGTCTGCCTGCCGATGCGATCCGGACGAACGCACCCGTGACCCGCATCGCACCGGTCCGGAATCGGTGGCAGGTTTCACTCGCCGACGGCACCGGCGAGATCGCCGATGGCGTGATCCTTACATGCGCGGCCTATCATTCGGCGGAACTGGTCCGGACTCTCGATACGAGTCTGGCCGATGATCTCGCCTCAATTGATTATGCCTCGTCGGCGACCATGTCGCTGGCGTATCGACGTGAAGACGTGCCCGGCCCGCTTGATGGTTTCGGGTTCGTCGTGCCCTTCGTGGAGAATAGAACTTTGATCGCGGTGACCTTCAACAGCGTGAAGTTCGCCGGCCGTGCTCCCGATGGCTGGGTGCTGATGCGGGCGTTTCTTGGCGGGGCAATGCAGCCTGAAGTCTATGAGATGGACGATGCGAGACTGCGCGACGCCGTCCTGCGAGACCTCCGGGATCTTCTCGGTATCGAAGCCCCTCCGCGGTTCGTCGAGCTGTACCGCTGGCCCAGGTCGATGCCGCAGTACCCGGTGGGACATCTTCACGCGGTGGCAGCGATTCACAGAAAGCTGGCGTCGTGGCCCGGCCTGGCTATCGGCGGAAGTGCCTTCGGCGGCGTGGGCATTCCCGACTGCGTCCACTCGGGAGAAACGGCCGCCGAGGCCGTCGTAACGCACGTGGCGGGTGTGCCGGATTCGAATTCGGCCGCATGGCCCGGCAAGTCGGCAGCGTCCTGA
- a CDS encoding class I SAM-dependent methyltransferase translates to MHPEGIPWPGTVLYDALSRSRIFQEHYRLLAEDIAAHCRQGSILDIGTGPGRLLLSLHELRPDRRLIGVDVSTAMARQAQENVRRAGLSNVIQILAAPAQRLPFADQSFDVVVSSGALHHWKNATAGLNEVYRVLRTGGWALMYDLVKDTPPKILQGLTKAHGRFRVRLLQLHSLEEPFHTVGDLASLAEATPFRTEQVRFVGALCCLALTKPAPKSGEL, encoded by the coding sequence ATGCATCCGGAAGGCATTCCCTGGCCCGGGACAGTGTTATACGACGCATTGAGTCGCAGCCGCATCTTCCAGGAGCACTATCGTCTGTTGGCCGAGGATATCGCCGCCCATTGCCGGCAAGGAAGCATACTGGACATCGGTACCGGCCCAGGCCGGTTGCTGTTGAGTCTTCACGAACTCCGTCCGGACCGCCGCTTAATAGGAGTCGACGTGAGCACGGCAATGGCGCGCCAGGCGCAGGAGAACGTGCGCCGTGCAGGACTGTCCAATGTGATTCAGATTCTTGCCGCGCCGGCGCAGCGTTTGCCGTTCGCCGATCAATCATTTGATGTCGTCGTCAGCAGCGGCGCGCTTCATCACTGGAAGAATGCGACGGCCGGACTCAACGAAGTGTACCGGGTCTTACGAACAGGCGGTTGGGCGCTCATGTATGATCTCGTGAAAGACACGCCGCCAAAAATCCTCCAAGGACTGACAAAAGCCCATGGTCGGTTCCGCGTGCGCCTTCTTCAACTTCACTCCCTTGAAGAGCCGTTTCACACTGTCGGTGATCTGGCGTCACTGGCCGAGGCCACGCCGTTCAGGACCGAACAGGTGCGGTTTGTCGGAGCCTTGTGCTGCCTGGCGCTCACCAAGCCGGCGCCTAAGTCAGGGGAACTGTAA
- a CDS encoding alkaline phosphatase, whose product MISPAGAASPKNVIFMIGDGMGFEHVKAGGMYLNGQPGTLCFESLPYRAQVTTYSADNSVTDSAAAGTAMATGHKVNNGVVSMAYPGDGRELQTLLELYKARGTRTGLVTSDAMTGATPAAFGAHEYNRDNRAQIAGDYLNQTRPNVLLGGGGNGITTSAASAAGYTVVTDRAGMQAVDTNLISFLSGQFGTAEYMPYEYDGLGNLPHLSQMIVTALDILDNEPNGFLLMVEGGNIDHAAHANHIARVVYEVVEFHNTVQIALNWAAGRTDTLILVTADHETGGLTVTQNNGQGNLPTVSWSSTGHTAAQVGAWAWGVNAQYVTGTLNNTAFFEIIAGPEPVMLLSPKDISRSVAWAHNPPPQTDSFTLSNARLGTYNYTITSDASWVWADPASGDCSTETDTIWLVYDVGLLLPGDYVAHLEIRSDEAINAPQILTVTLTVRPAPGDFNRDNDVDQEDFGYLQGCLTPVGASLPPECRNADLTSDGRVDASDIVVFRACLSGPDVQPDPYCAD is encoded by the coding sequence ATGATCAGCCCTGCCGGGGCGGCTTCCCCGAAGAACGTCATTTTCATGATCGGTGACGGGATGGGTTTCGAGCATGTGAAGGCCGGCGGCATGTATCTCAATGGCCAGCCCGGAACTCTTTGCTTCGAGTCGCTGCCTTATCGGGCCCAGGTTACGACCTACTCGGCCGACAACTCAGTTACGGACTCCGCCGCAGCCGGCACCGCCATGGCCACCGGCCACAAGGTCAACAATGGCGTGGTTTCCATGGCCTACCCGGGTGATGGAAGAGAGCTGCAGACGCTCCTCGAACTCTACAAGGCCCGTGGAACACGCACCGGTTTGGTTACCTCGGATGCGATGACCGGTGCAACACCCGCCGCTTTCGGGGCCCACGAGTACAACCGGGACAACAGAGCACAGATTGCCGGTGATTACCTTAACCAGACCCGGCCCAACGTCTTGCTCGGCGGAGGTGGCAACGGCATCACGACCTCGGCGGCCTCCGCGGCCGGTTACACCGTCGTAACGGATCGCGCCGGCATGCAGGCTGTTGACACCAATCTCATCAGCTTCCTCTCGGGCCAGTTTGGCACCGCTGAGTACATGCCGTACGAGTACGACGGTCTCGGCAACCTGCCGCACCTTTCCCAGATGATCGTCACGGCCTTGGATATCCTCGACAATGAGCCGAATGGCTTCTTGCTCATGGTCGAAGGGGGAAACATAGACCATGCTGCGCACGCGAACCATATCGCACGCGTCGTATACGAGGTCGTTGAGTTCCACAACACCGTCCAGATTGCTCTCAACTGGGCCGCGGGCCGGACTGATACGCTGATTCTCGTCACCGCCGACCACGAAACCGGCGGGCTGACCGTCACGCAGAACAATGGTCAGGGCAACCTCCCCACCGTTTCCTGGTCCTCGACAGGTCATACCGCCGCTCAGGTTGGGGCGTGGGCCTGGGGCGTGAATGCCCAGTACGTTACCGGCACGCTGAACAACACCGCGTTCTTTGAGATCATCGCGGGTCCCGAACCGGTTATGTTGCTCTCGCCGAAGGATATTTCGAGAAGCGTCGCCTGGGCTCACAACCCGCCGCCCCAGACCGATTCGTTTACGCTGAGCAACGCCCGCCTGGGAACCTACAACTACACGATAACCAGCGACGCGAGCTGGGTCTGGGCCGATCCTGCATCCGGAGACTGCTCGACCGAGACGGACACCATCTGGCTGGTCTACGATGTCGGTTTGCTGCTGCCCGGTGACTATGTCGCCCACCTGGAGATCCGAAGTGATGAGGCAATCAACGCACCCCAGATACTCACGGTCACCCTGACCGTCCGGCCGGCACCAGGCGATTTCAACAGGGACAACGATGTTGATCAGGAGGACTTCGGCTATCTTCAGGGATGTTTGACGCCCGTCGGCGCTTCCCTCCCGCCCGAGTGCCGGAACGCGGATCTCACCTCAGACGGTCGTGTCGACGCATCGGATATTGTCGTCTTCCGAGCCTGCCTGAGCGGACCCGACGTCCAGCCGGACCCCTATTGCGCAGACTGA
- a CDS encoding cation diffusion facilitator family transporter, which translates to MPALDNTTAQREKQWAAGSSVLAAIALTLLKVVVGLMTGSLGILAEAAHSALDLVTALVTLFAVRASDKPADQEHLYGHGKIENVSALFETILLLLTCGWIAYEAVHRLIAKHVHVDASIWAFGVMAVSILVDVSRSRVLHRTARKYGSQALEADALHFSTDVWSSSVVILGLIGVRLGDVYPRHGAWLSRADSVAALGVSLIVIWVSLRLGKRTLQALLDTAPAGLSEQIRTAVDGVPGASGCHRVRVRPSGPGLFVDIHVYVDGSTTLASAHDLTEAIEKRIGEVVPGADVTVHPEPRPTDENDEKEPLPGTIRPLQDGE; encoded by the coding sequence GTGCCTGCTCTGGACAACACGACCGCGCAGCGAGAGAAGCAATGGGCGGCCGGCAGTTCTGTCCTGGCTGCGATTGCGCTTACCCTACTTAAAGTTGTCGTAGGCCTGATGACCGGCAGTCTGGGCATTCTGGCCGAGGCGGCTCACTCGGCGCTCGATCTGGTCACCGCCCTGGTGACGCTGTTCGCCGTTCGGGCTTCCGACAAGCCGGCCGATCAAGAGCATCTCTACGGCCACGGGAAGATCGAGAACGTATCTGCTCTCTTCGAGACCATTCTGTTGCTGCTGACCTGCGGATGGATTGCCTACGAAGCCGTGCATCGACTGATCGCCAAGCACGTGCACGTGGATGCCTCGATCTGGGCATTCGGCGTCATGGCCGTTTCCATCTTGGTGGACGTGTCGCGGAGCAGGGTCCTGCACAGGACCGCTCGCAAATACGGAAGTCAGGCTCTTGAAGCCGACGCCCTGCATTTCAGCACGGATGTCTGGAGCTCTTCGGTGGTGATCCTCGGCCTGATTGGAGTTCGACTTGGAGACGTTTATCCCCGGCACGGCGCCTGGCTTTCAAGGGCGGACTCGGTTGCGGCCCTTGGGGTGTCGCTGATTGTCATTTGGGTCAGCCTTCGACTCGGCAAACGTACCCTGCAGGCCCTGCTCGACACGGCCCCGGCCGGTCTGTCGGAGCAGATACGCACGGCGGTGGACGGCGTTCCCGGAGCCAGCGGCTGTCACCGCGTTCGCGTGCGACCATCCGGTCCCGGTCTCTTTGTCGACATCCACGTCTATGTGGACGGCAGCACGACGTTGGCCAGTGCTCATGACCTCACCGAGGCAATCGAGAAACGAATTGGTGAAGTCGTTCCCGGTGCCGATGTGACCGTACACCCCGAGCCCAGGCCGACCGACGAAAACGACGAAAAAGAACCCTTGCCCGGGACGATTCGTCCGTTGCAGGATGGGGAGTGA